The genomic region TGCCCGCCATGTCTTCGCCCCGCCGGGATCATCCCCTCTGCGTCTTCACCCCGCCGGGATCGGGGCCGCTGCGTCCTCACCCCGTCAGGGGTGAAATATTTGTAGAAAGGGCAGTTATAAAAATCTTCCTCCCCCGCGCGCCGCCGGCCGGGAGGGTGCTCCGGAGCACGGTTCACCCCCGGCGGCGCGCGGGGGAAATTTATATTAACCTCTTTCACTACAAATATTTCACCCCTGACGGGGTGAGGACCCGGCGGCGCGCGGGGGAAACAACCTCATTTCCTCTTCTTCGCTCTTCCCCGGACCTCGCCCGGAATGCCGTCCGGCGGCTGCCCAGCGTTTTCCGCCTCTCCCGGGGCCCCTTGTCCGGTTTATCCGGGCCGGGGCTACTTGACGGGGACCTTGCGCCGGAGTTCCTCGAACCAGTTCAGGGTGACACGGAAGCGGGTCGGGGGCGGTTTCACGTCCTGGATCATCACGAAGCTCCGTCCGTCGGGGGCGGCGTCCCACCAGAACTCCTCGGTGGAAAGGACCGGCCTGAGCTTGAGAAGCCGGGAGAACGTCTGGCGGGCCAGGTCGTAGACCCACAAGCGGATGGCGAACACCTTCGACTCCGTTCTCCCCAGGACGATCCGCGCGCCGTCTGGGCTGAAGCGGGGCAGGATCATCGTCGCACCCGTCTCCAGGAGCCGGCGTCCGTCTTCACGGAGGCGGTGGACAGGGTGGGGTCGGAGATGTCCTCCACCGCCGGCCGGCGACGATGGCAGGCGTTTATGGACGCGGGGCCCTACCGGCAGGGTCCGGGGCCAGGGGCCTGCTTCCCCGGGAGATGAAAGGCCGCGGGCAGTTCCTCGAAAGCGGGCCCGGCGAAGAGCATCCCCTGGAACAGCTCGATGCCCTCGCTCCGCAGCCACGCGTGTTCCGCGACGGTCTCGACCCCCTCGGCGATGATCTCGATGCCGAGGTCGGCGCAGGTGCGGGCGATGCCGCGGACGATGGCCTGGCGGGGCCCCCGGCTCTCGATGCCCCGGACCAGGTGCATGTCGAGCTTGACCAGGTCGGGCTGGAAATCGGCCAGCAAATTCAGGCCGGCGTGCCCGGCCCCGAAGTCGTCGAGGGCGAAGACCAGCCCGGAGTGGCGGTGCACGTTGACGGCGGCGGTAAAGCCGCCGATGTCGTGAATGATCTCGCTCTCCAGGATCTCCAGGACGATCTGATCCGGTCTCAAGCCGCAGCGCTCCGCGGCCTCCAGGACGGAGGTGATGGCCGTGGGGGAGGTGCTCAGGCTCGACGGCAGGAAGTTGATGTTGAGCCGGGTGGAGAGTCCCAGGCGGGCCGCCAGCTCGACGGCATCGACGCGGATCCGCTCGTGGAAGGCCGGCGCCCGGGCGGGGTCCACCTTGTTGAGGACGCAGGCGGCGGACTCGTTGCCCTTGCCGCGGATCAGGGCCTCGTACGAGAAAATGGCTCCCGTCGCGGTGTTGACGATGGGCTGGAAGGCGAAAGTGTGCCCGGGCCAGGCGGAGCCGGGCGCCGGCGGGCTGCCGTCCCGGGGCTTGGGAACGGCCCCGACGGGCGTGGGCGCCGGGGCGGCGGTGTCGCTGAGGGACGTCCGCCAGCGTCCGTGGCGGAAGGCCTCCAGAAGTTTCCGTGCGCGGCCCGGGCCGAGCGCCTCGAAGGATTCCCCCCGGCTGAAGAAGTCGTTCGTCCCCACGATGGCGTCCATGTCCTGTGCCGTGGGCTCGGCGTAGCCCATGGTCCAGTCGCCGAAGGACCGGCGGGCGACGGGCTCCCGGATGATGAGGGTGACGCCGCCGTGGCGGTCGTCGCGGGAGATGCTCTCGAAGAGGGCGTCGACGGTGGCCTCCTCGCCCTCGAGGACCTGGAAGAAGCTCCCGTCGGCGTACAGGAGCATGCCGGTGACGCCGCAGCGGGCGTTGTTGAGCCGGGCCTGGTCGAGGATCCGCACCAGTTCCTCCGGGCCGAACCGCTTCCGGGCGGCGCTGCAGTAGATCAACTGGATCAGTCTCGGCATGGGAAGTCCTCCCCTTGCATAACGTGTTGCACGCCGCTGAATCCCCCCTCGATCTCGGGGAGACGATAACCATTCTTCGGGACAGAGTCAAGGCCGACGAGTTCGCAAAAAGCCCGGATTCGGATCTCACAGAGGCACAGGGGCACGGAGAAGAAACATAAAGATTGTTAATTTTATCAGTACGATTTGCATTTCTCCGTGCCTCTGTGCCTCCGTGAGAGAAAAGAACTCTTTTACGGGATCATCAAGGCCGGTTGATGAAAGGCGCCCCTGTGCCGGGGAGGAAGGGGTTTTCCTGAAGTTCGTCCGAGAGAACGGTCTCCGGGCCGTGGCCGGGGAGGACCCGGGTCTCCGGGGGGAGGGTGAGGACCTTCCGCGCCAGGGAGTCCATCAGGGTTTGGGGGTCGCCCCCGGGAAGGTCGGTCCGCCCGACGCTTCCGGCGAGGAGGGTGTCCCCGCTCAGGAGGTAAGCGCCCAGGAGCAGGCAGCAACTCCCCGGGGAGTGGCCCGGGGTGTGCAGGACCCGGAAGCGGAGGTCCCCGACGGCCACGGACGTTCCCTCCGCGAGAAACACCGACGGCTTCGGGCTGGGCCGGGCCGGGACCAGCCACGCCAGGCCCAGCACGTCCTCCCCGTCCAGGAAGAAGAGGTCGTCCCGGTGGATGGCCACCGGGGCCCCGAAGGCTTCCGCCACCTCCGCGTTGGCGGCGACGTGGTCGATGTGCCCGTGGGTGTTCACCACGAGCACCGGCTTCAGGCCCGTGGAGCGGACCCTTTCCAGGATCCGCGGCGCCTCCCCGCCGGGGTCGATGACCACGGCCTCGCGGGTCCGCGGGCAGCCCACGATCCAGCAGTTGGCCTGCAGAACCCCGACCGTTAAGCACTCCAGGATGGGATCGATATTCATCACGCGCTCCCTTGTCATCTCCTCCAACGGGGGAATTATACCCCGGACCGGATGGCCGAACCACGATGACTTGAACGAATCCTGGCCACAGGATTAATGAGGAGCGCTTTCGTGACACGTTTTCGTTGACTTTCACCGCCGTGCCGAATATACTGAGATTTCGAAAATTTCTTGACAATGCTTTTCGTCAGTGCGGGTTAAGGGAGGGGCAAGGCTCAGTCGGCCGGAAGGATGTGCCCTATCGAACATTCCGCCCTTTACCGGATCCTGTTCCACGGTGCGATGACGCTCGCCTTTCCAGCGGGCTCGTCGGCCGTGTGCAGACTGAGCCCGGCGACCGCCGGGGTGCGGGCGGCGGGAAACCCGAAAAGAAGACCCGATCGATTCCGAGGAGGAAAGGTCATGGCCGGCAAACGTCTTTATGCGGCGATCTCCGTGCTCGTTCTCGCCGTCCTGGTCCCCGGCGCGCTGCCGGCCCAGGCGTTCCCCTTCGACGAGGGCCGGCCCCTGGAACTTCCCGAGCCGGCTTCGGCCCCTGCCGAGAGCGCCTGGGCCAACGGGGGCGGCATCTCCGCCTGGGGGGGCAACGGGAGCGGTCAGTCGAACGTCCCGGCGGACCTGAAGAGCGTGGTGGCGGTCGCGGGGGGCGGCTTCCACTCGCTGGCGCTGAGGGCGGACGGCACCGTCGCGGCCTGGGGGGAGAACAACCACGGCCAGGTGAACGTCCCGGCCGGCCTGACGGGCGTCGCGGCCATCGCGGCGGGCGGGTACTTCTCGATGGCGCTCAAGGGCGACGGCACCGTCGTGGCCTGGGGGGAGAACGACCACGGCGAGACGACCGTGCCGGCGGGGCTGACGGGCGTAAAGGCCATCGCCGCCGGCCTCTACTTCGCCGCGGCGCTCAAGGATGACGGCACCGTCGTGGCTTGGGGGAACAATAGCTTTGGCCAGTTGAACATCCCGGCCGGCCTGACGGGCGTGACGACCCTCGCTTGCGGCGGCTTTCACACGCTGGCGGTGAAGGCGGACGGCACCGTCGCGGCCTGGGGGTACAACGGTCACGGCGAACTGAACGTTCCGGCCGGCTTGACGGGCGTGGTGGCCGTCTCGGCGGGCTACTACCACTCGGTGGCGCTCAAGGCGGACGGCACCGTCGCGGCCTGGGGGGACAACAGCAACGGCGGCCAGTTGAACGTCCCGGCCGGGCTCAACGGTGTGGCGGCAATCTCGGCGGGTATCTTCAGCACGGTGGCGCTGAAGGCGGACGGAACCGTCGTGGCCTGGGGGAACAACAGCTCGGGCCAGTCCACCGTGCCCGCCGGCCTCAACGGCGTGACGGCCATCGCGGCGGGCGCCTGGCACGTCCTGGCGCTCAGGGTTCGTCCCACGTCGCCCATCACCTGGGGGGACAACACGTTCGGGCAGACGACCGTGCCGGCCGGCTTGACGGGGGTCGCGGCCGTCGCGGGGGGCGGCGCCCACACGCTGGCCCTGATGGCGGACGGCACCGTCGCGGCCTGGGGACGGGACGACTCCGGCCAGGCGACCGTCCCGGCCGGCCTGACGGGCGTGACCGCCATTGCGGCGGGACGGCTGCACTCGCTGGCGCTGAAGGCGGACGGCACCGCCGCGGCCTGGGGGGACAACACATACAACCAATCGACCATCCCGGCCGGCCTGACGGGCGCAACCGCCGTCGCGGGGGGCGGCGGCCACTCGCTGGTACTGAAGGCGGACGGCACCGTCACGGCCTGGGGAAGGAACGACTCCGGCCAGGCGACCGTTCCGGCCGGCCTGACGAGCGTGACCTCCGTTGCGGCGGGACGCTTGCACTCGCTGGCGGTGAAGGCGGACGGCACCGTCGCGGCCTGGGGGAACGACACCAACGGCCAATCGACCGTCCCGGCCGGCCTCACCGGCGTGGTGGCCGTCTCGGCGGGCAACGCCCACTCGGTGGCGCTCAAGGCGGACGGCACCGTCGCGGCCTGGGGGGACGACACCGACGGCCAATCGACCGTCCCGGCCGGTCTCACCGGCGTGGTGGCGATCTCGGCGGGCAACAGCAGCACGGTGGCGCTGAAGGCGGACGGCACCCTCGTCGCGTGGGGGGACAACGCTTCCGGCCAGACGGCCGTGCCATCCGGGCTGGTCAACGTGGCGGCCATGGCAGCGGGTTACTCCCACGTGGTGGCGCTGGACGGGATCGTTATCCTGTCCCCGGCGTCACTGGCCACCGGCACGGCGGGTCTGCCCTACCCGGCGGTGAGCTTCACCCAGGCCGGCGGCGT from Acidobacteriota bacterium harbors:
- a CDS encoding diguanylate phosphodiesterase: MPRLIQLIYCSAARKRFGPEELVRILDQARLNNARCGVTGMLLYADGSFFQVLEGEEATVDALFESISRDDRHGGVTLIIREPVARRSFGDWTMGYAEPTAQDMDAIVGTNDFFSRGESFEALGPGRARKLLEAFRHGRWRTSLSDTAAPAPTPVGAVPKPRDGSPPAPGSAWPGHTFAFQPIVNTATGAIFSYEALIRGKGNESAACVLNKVDPARAPAFHERIRVDAVELAARLGLSTRLNINFLPSSLSTSPTAITSVLEAAERCGLRPDQIVLEILESEIIHDIGGFTAAVNVHRHSGLVFALDDFGAGHAGLNLLADFQPDLVKLDMHLVRGIESRGPRQAIVRGIARTCADLGIEIIAEGVETVAEHAWLRSEGIELFQGMLFAGPAFEELPAAFHLPGKQAPGPGPCR
- a CDS encoding MBL fold metallo-hydrolase, with product MNIDPILECLTVGVLQANCWIVGCPRTREAVVIDPGGEAPRILERVRSTGLKPVLVVNTHGHIDHVAANAEVAEAFGAPVAIHRDDLFFLDGEDVLGLAWLVPARPSPKPSVFLAEGTSVAVGDLRFRVLHTPGHSPGSCCLLLGAYLLSGDTLLAGSVGRTDLPGGDPQTLMDSLARKVLTLPPETRVLPGHGPETVLSDELQENPFLPGTGAPFINRP